The genomic DNA GATGTCGTCAGAAGAGACGTATCAAGACGCATTTATAAACTATATTGCGCAACATCCGGATATTACGGTGATCCAAACTTTGCTTGAAAAAATGGTAGGTTATGCGATACGGGCAACGGATTCAGATGTGGGAATGACGCGAGGTTTTAGACAGCCATGGATGTATAATGATGCATTAAAACACCATCAGTTAGAAACAATTTTTGAATGGAAACAGCAATTTTATTTTTGTTGTGCGATACCGAGTGACAAAATGAAACAAGCTTTTCTCAATCAAGGCCAAAAGTTGGCAGGTATTTTAACGGCGATTAGTAAACGCATGGAATACAACAGTTGGCACTATACACCGGGGAATTTTTTGAATGAGCGGCATCGGATTCAACGGCATTACTATTTTCCACCAGTGATGAGTGACATTACCGAATGGAGCAATCAGCATCATCAAGGGCATGTATATGCAAATGTGAAACATGCGATACGTTGTCCGGGGACAATTCTATGTCTACCGTATACGTTAAATGCCTATTATGATTTACGGTTGATGAAAACGTCTGGCGTGATGTATTCTGAAATAGACTTAATGAAAGCGCTTTATTACAAAGAGGTTGTTGGTGCACTCTATCAAGCGTGGTTTGATTATTGTCGTGAACATCAAAGTCAACTTGATATGACGGCATATGATCGTAAATGGTATCAACAGCAATATACAAAGATTTAATATAGGAGCGTGAAGTGCGTGAAAACATTACTATTTATTAATTTGAGAAGTCACAAAGTAGAGCGCGTTGCGCCGATAATTGAGGCAAAAAGACAAGGGTATCGTGTTGTATTGATGATAGACCATGATCCACAACTGATTGACAGTGGACTAGATGAAGTGATTGAAATCGATACATATGATGAAACAGCAGTCGTTGAAGCAGTGCTTGCGTATCATCAAAAACAACCGTTGAGCGGGATACTGACATGGTCGGATAAAGATGTGGAATTGGTTGCGCAATTAAATGACCGCTTACAATTGCCAGGTATTCCGATGTCGCATGTCAAAAATGCACGTAACAAATACTTAATGCGTGTAGCGTTCGATCAAGTGCCTGATATTTCACCTACTTTTGAAAATGTGCGCAGTGAAGATGATTTTCGTCGAGCTGTTGCACGCATTGGGACGCCAGGGATATTGAAACCAGTTGGCGCTTCGGGAAGTAAAGGAATTTTTAAAATCGAAAGTGAATCATGTATTGATGATGTGTACGAAACTTTACGTCATGCGACATCACCAGAACGTGACAAAGTGTATTCTTATTATCCGAATGATTACATTTATGAAGGGTATCTTGTCGGTGAAGAAGTGTCGGTTGAAGGTGTCGTACAAAATGGAGAAGTACGCATTGCAGGGATTACGGACAAAGCGGTCACACCTGAATATTCACTGGAGTACATTGCGATTTTTCCGTCTGATAAACATGCTACCTTGCAACAAGAGATTAAGACGAAAGCGACACAAGCCATTCAAAGTTTAGGCATTGACCACTGTGCATTTCATCTGGAAGGTAGAGCAACGAAAGATGGTTTTAAAGTCATCGAAGCAGCAGCAAGACCAGGGGGCGGTTTCATTACGTCACATTTAATTCCAGGTGCATCAGGTCATTCGTTTATTGAAAAAATATTGGATGTGTCAGTCGGAAATGATGTGACTGAAAATTGGCCTATTTTTGATCAAACGTCAAAGAAAATGTGTTTTTATAGCGTCATGGCGGAGCAAGCCGGAACATTTCAAGGGATTAAAGGGCTTGACCGCTTAGTTGAAATACCTGGCGTGCACTATGTCATTCCGTTAAAAAATGTTGGTGATGCTATCGTCATGCCACCGGAACATTTTTCGAGTTGCTTTGTGCTCAATATCGTTTTAGAAGGTGAGACGACAGAAGCGCTTCGCCAAAAAATTGATTGGATTCATAAAGTGATTGAGGTGGTTGTGGAATGACAATACTCATGTTATCAAGTACGGAGCATGCAAAAACACCTTATGATGAATGGTTTCCGGATACAGCAGAACAAATGATATTATTTTGTCCAGCTGAGAAAAAAGACAGTTATGCTGATAAAAACTATTTGCGTATTGAAGCCTTTGAACATTATATGGTAAATCCTAACATTGAAATGCGTGCGCTCGAATTAAGTGCGCAATATAACATTACACATGTGTTATCGATTTCGGAATTTGACGTCATTCGAGCAGCGAAAATTAGAGCGTTGTTGGAAATAGAAGGGCAGTCGTTAATCAGTGCAGAAGCGTATCGGGATAAAGTGCTAATGAAACAGTTGTTACAAAGCACGGCAGTAAAAATACCCCACTTTGATAAAGCGATAGACGGCGCGAACATACAACGATTTGTAGAAAAGTACGGCTATCCTGTCGTGCTCAAGCCGATTGATGGCTCAGGTTCGTCAGATGTCGTGATTGCACGCGAACAACAGGATATTGACATGTTTTTGCAGACACATCCCGACATCGGAAGATATGAAATAGAACAGTTTATTGATGGGGAAATGTATCATGTCGATGGACTTGTTCACAATGCAGAAGTGAAGTGTGCCTATGTTTCGCACTATTACAATGGATGTTTAGCATTTAAAGATCATCAGCCGTTAGCGAGTTATATGTTGAAGGCAGATAATTCACTCAGTCAAGCGCTACAGCAAGAAGTGAAGCAAGTCGTTGCGGCATTACCGACATTGCCGAACGGATCGTTTCATGCCGAATTTTTCGTGACACCGACGAATGACATCTATTTTTGTGAAATTGCAAGTCGTACAGGGGGTGGTGAAATCGGTCGTACGTTAGAACATGCCATCGGAATGCAGCTCAATCAAATGAGTCTTTACTTACAAACAGGGCGTGCAGATGAGGTAGATGGCCACACACAAATTCAACGGTATGGCGGATTCATCTTGTTACCTCCCCAAAATGCGACATTTCAAGGGATACAACAACAATTAGATGAAGATTGGGTGCTTTTTCAATCTCTTAAAGCGACACCAGGCCAATCATTTGGCGCAGCGCAATTAAGTGTGAATCATATCATGTCAGTCGTCATCGAAGGAGAAGATGAGGCAACATTGATTGCGCGTATTGATCAAGTCATCGCGTGGTATCAGAAAGAAGTACAGTGGAAATGATTGTATGCAACGGCACGCAATGATAACCTACGATCATGCATACACATCAGTTGATCAGGGGAGATTGAGTGTGGTTTTTATATTTGTGATAGGCATCGTTTAAAAAAGCAATCGGAAGGCTGGGAAAACTTAAATGCATCCCAGCCTTTTAAATGTGGACTTTTTCAAACCGCCTCATAACGTTTGACGGTTGAGAGTAATAATAGAAAGCCTATTACGACTGTTGCCAAAACTAAACCTGACATCATAAGTGGTGTGAGTACCGTACCAATGATTAAAAATAGCCGTGATATGAGCTCTGCACCAATCGGTACCCAACTGTCTAGTGCAGAATGTGCACCACGTGTATCGGCAGGAATAAACCGTATTTTTTCTGCTTCCACAGTCGGCGTGAACAAAATTTCGCCAATTGTGGCCATCAACATGAAGATAACGAGGACGACTGCGTGGTTATTACTCATAACGACAGTATAGCCTCCTGCGAAAAAGAGAAAGCCAATATTTAAAACGGTCGCGACTTTGAAACGTTTGAAATAATGTAAAATCGCAAAGCTTAAACTAATAATCGTCAAAGTATTGATTAATAACAATATTGAAAACATACGGACACCATCAATCGGAAAGCCAAACAATTGAAACGTTTTGAATTGATGTTCTAAACGCACTGCAACATAGGATGAGAGTGACATTTCCGCACTTAATATGAGCATACTGCTGATAAGCAATAAGACGAAGGGTCGATTCCGATATGCCACTTGATAACGTTGAAACATCGCCACAAAGCGACGTGCTGATGGATGACTGATTGTGCGTCGCGCTTCTTGTACACCAAAATAGAGAATCAACACATTCAAAGTCAAACAAATAAAAATCAATATAAATAAACACACTTTGAACGAGCTGTAAAATAATCCTCCAATCAGCATCCCGAGTGCAGTAGAGGTGTTCGAAATCCAATACTTAAAGCGGGCATAGGGTTGTCGGTTTGTCTCGTCAATACTATCTAAAGCTAAAGCATTGTACATCGGTTTGGCTAAGGCAGTAAAGAGCTCATTGAGAAGGTAACAAGCCAAGAAAACCAAAAATAATAATTGAAATGACTGTGCCCCTTCTAATTGAGCCAATACAGCCCCCATACCTAGAAAGAGCAGTGCACTCATTGCCGTTAAACAAGCGATGACATGCTTCTTAAGTGGTAAATGGTCGCTCAAATAGCCACCGATAATCGACCCGCTAAACTTTAATAAAATTCCGACAATGAGCATAAGTCCGGCTTTTTTACCGCCTAAATAGTGCGTGAGTAATAATGCCATAAACGGAAACACGGCATTCACTGAGGCATTTTGAATAAACAACATGAGTAAACGCAACTTCACATTTTTAGGTAATGTCATAAGCATATCTCCATTTTATAAGATAAAAAATATGTAAAATTAGTATTATATTACCTTTAAAGTGTAAGCGTGTCAAAATTTGTGTGAGACCGTTGTGCACGTTACAATTTTTAAGAGGCATTGGGCTATAATAAAGAGAAAGAATGGAGGGTTATCGTTTGGATATCAAACAAATGAAATACTTTGTAGAAGTTGTACGTCAAGAAGGGATGACACGTGCAGCAGAAACATTGTATATTGCACAGCCAACAATTAGTAAGGCAATCAAAGAGCTAGAATTAGAATTAGGAGAGCCATTATTTGATCGTTCGAAGCGGCAACTGAGCTTAACAGATGTGGGTGAAGTTTTCTTTAATAAAGCGTGTGAAATATTAAATTTATATGATAGCTTACCTTTTGAAATCAGTAGTTTACTTGGAATAGAGAAAGGTTATGTTTCTATTGGATTATCTGCCATTATGGATATGGAAAGATTTGGACAAGTATTGGGAGAATTTCATCAAAAGTATCCGGATGTCGTTTTTAATCTGAATGAGAACGGCGGGAAAACGATTGAAGCTCAAGTGAGAAACAATGATATCCATTTAGGGTTAACGTCCTTACCAGTAAATAACCAAGAATTCGATTCATTCCCACTCTATTCAGAGCGCTTTGAAGTGGTGATGCATCATCTCCATCCGTTAGCACACCAACAAAGTGTGACAATTTCTGATTTAAAAGACGAAGATTTTGTGATGTTTAACGAGGATTTTTATTTGAATGATAAAATCATTGCGGTAACGCGCCAAGCGGGGTTCGTTCCGCATATTGTTTCTAAAATTTCGCAATGGCGTTTTATTGAGCATTTAATTACTGCCAAGATGGGGATTAGTATTTTGCCTGAGAACATCGTGCGTATCATTGCTCAGAATCCAGAAATCAGAGTCTTACAACTGAGTGATGTCACTTTAGATTGGGAGATGGGCGTGATATGGAAAAAAGATGTGCACCTTAACCATGCCACTAAAACTTTTTTAGATTACCTGAATATCCATCTGCCATTGGCACAACAAGGAGATAGCGTTATCATAGAAAAAAGTAATGATTGATATGAAAAACCAATATTTTTCTTATGTATCATCACCCTTTACAATAGAATCATTCGAATGAAGAGAAGGGTGGATGAAATGATTAAGTTGAAAAAGTGTTTTAAAGTGTTATCACAATTACTCATCATATACGGCATTACATTATTAGGTAACGGGATTCAACAATTATTTCACATCCCACTTGCAGGAAGTATTGTTGGATTAATCCTATTTTTTATTTTACTGCAGTTCAAAATCGTGAAAGTAGAATGGATTAAAGAGGGCGCAAATTTTCTACTCGCTACGATGGTGTTTTTCTTCATTCCTTCTGTGATAGGCGTGATGGATGTGGTTTCTGAATTAAATTTAAACTTCGTTGTCTTTTTCTCGCTTGTTGTTTTAGGGACTATACTTGTCGCTTATAGTTCCGGTTTAGTTGCTGAAAAAATGACAACAGGACGTGTATTTCGCAAAGGGCATGAGCAATCATGATGTTTTTACAGGGCGTTGCAATGATTGCGTTGACAGTCGTGATGTATATACTGTCTAGAAAACTATATACAAAGTTTAATTTTCCTATTCTTAACCCTGTTTTAATCACATCTATAAGTGTCATTATGATATTACTCTTATTTCGTCTCGATTATCACAGTTATATGGTTGGAGGACAATGGATTAATCAATTACTCGGATCTACCGTTGTTTGTTTGGCTTTTCCATTGTACTTAAATCGTCACAAGATTTTAAAATACTTCAAAACCATCTTCGTGAGTGTGTTAACTGCGGTCACTTTAAACTTTTCCCTAATTTATTTTAGCTTAAAGTTACTCGGTTACGGTCGCGAAGATATCGTGACTTTGTTACCCCGGTCGATTACAGCCGCGGTCGGAGTGCAAGTGTCACATCAGCTCGGCGGCGAAGATACAGTGACAATTATGTTTATTATTGCTACTGGTCTCGTCGGAAGTATGATCGGTGCAACACTTGTGCGCATGACGAATTTTCAAACTTCTATCGCACGTGGGATGACATTTGGGAATGCTTCTCATGCATTTGGTACTGCACGTGCTTTAGAGATGGACTTAGAGTCGGGCGCATTTAGCTCAATCGGCATGATTTTATCTGCCGTTTTAAGTTCCGTTATGCTTCCAATCTTATTGATGTTGTTCTATTAATGAATAAAGAATCGTCATGGCTACCCCTACATGCCATGACGATTTTTTAATTTTATATTGATAAATATGATAATATGATAATATGATATTATTCACGAAATGACATTGGAGGTGCAGGAAGTGAACACCATGTTCTTTATAGTGATTTTATCAATCTTAACGGTGATTGCTTGGGTCATTACCATACGTGCGTTTAAACGTACAGCAAAACCTGGTAAAATCAGTCCGAATAATTGGGCGGTGATTACAGCGGTTATCACAACGCTGACAATTATGTTAATGTTCATTTATAGCTTGATGTAGACTCGCATTAAGCATATATCATCATGACAACTTGAGTAGGTTGTTCAAACACCTTGAGTTCTTTTGAGGTGTATTTTACGATGGATATTGCATGACGCAGTCAAACCGCGTTCCCATGTTCACTGATGACTATTATCATATGTAAATTTCAATTTCCACATCATTTGCGATAACACTGTAATTTTAAATGCAGTGTGCGCGAAATGATGTGGCTTTTTTATTTTGATGTTTACATTGTGATGGTCGCTGATATGCATTTAACAACAATTTTTAAATGAGAACTGGATTTAAACTTAATAGAAAATTTAAATTTAATATTGTGTAAAAGTTGGCTTAATGCTAAAATTTTATTGATAATGAAAATCATTATCAATAATTGCTTTTATAAGGAGACAGAATAATGCGCGTGATAATGAATGTTTATGTGTTGTTCTTGATCCTTTGTGTGCTCACTGTCTGCTCTTTATTTATTGGTGTGAGTCGTGTCCCTATCACTGAGCTATTTCAATTTAATGCGCATCAACTGAATATCTTATGGGCAAGTCGAATACCAAGAACAGTAAGTATTTTAATTTCTGGGAGTGCTCTAGCGCTTGCAGGGCTTATTATGCAACAAATGATGCAAAACAAATTTGTGAGTCCAACGACTGCAGGGACGATGGAATGGGCAAAATTAGGTATTTTAATATCACTTATCTTTTTCCCAAAACAACATATCCTTTTAAAATTGGTTTTTGCCGTTTTATGCAGCTTATTTGGAACATTTATGTTTGTTCAAATTGTGCAACGGATTAAGTTCAAAGACGTGATCTTTGTACCGCTCATCGGCATCATGCTTGGCGGGATTGTCTCTAGTTTTGCGACTTTTATTGCATTAAGAACAAACGCTGTTCAGAGTATTGGCAATTGGCTAAATGGTAATTTCGCGATAATTACGAGCGGACGCTATGAAGTTTTGTATTTGAGTATACCGCTACTCATTCTTACATATATTTTTGCAAATCAATTTACGATTGCTGGAATGGGACGTGATTTCAGTAAAAATCTAGGCTTAAATTATGAATGGATTATGAATATAGGCTTGTTTATTACTGCCACGATGACTGCACTTGTTGTAGTCACTGTTGGGACGTTACCTTTCTTAGGGTTGATTGTGCCAAACATTGTTTCAATTTTTAAGGGTGATCATTTAAAAAATGCGTTGCCACAAACAGCGATTCTCGGCGCCATTTTTGTGATGATTTCTGACATTTTTGGCCGTCTTATCGTTTATCCATACGAAATCAATATTGGACTAACGATTGGTATATTTGGCACATTTGTTTTTATTGTGATGTTAATGAAAGGACGTCGACATTATGAACAATAAACCTTTGAGAACACTTATCTTTTTAATGTTAGGTACAGTGATTGCGGCTTTGATGTATTTATTGATCGGAATTGATTTCGAAATATTTGCCTACCAAATTTCAAGTCGACTTAGAAAATTTTTCTTAATTTTATTAGTTGGCGCTGCGATATCCGCATCGACAGTTGTTTTTCAGTCGATTACAGTCAATCGACTATTAACCCCGTCCATTATGGGATTAGATGCTGTCTACTTGTTTAGTAAAGTACTGATATTATTTGTATTTGGTGTGAATTCAGTCTTCGTCCATTCTTTTTATTTAAATTTTTCAATATCGCTTATTGCTATGGTCATATTTGCACTGCTTTTATTTGAAGTTATTTTTAAATTCGGTCAGTTTTCTATCTATTTTATTTTACTGATCGGTGTTATTCTGGGGACATTTTTTAGAAGTATTACCAGTTTTCTTGAGCTCTTAATTAACCCAGAAGATTTCTTAGCTGTACAAAGTGCCATGTTTGCAAATTTTGATGCATCTCAAACACCGCTTGTAATGATTTGTGCGGTTGTGTTACTTGTATTGCTTGGTATTACAGTGGCAGTGATTCCTTATTTAGACGTTCTCTTATTAGGGAGAGCCCAAGCGATTAATTTAGGTGTGAATTACAATGTGGTCACACGCTTACTGTTAATTCTTGTCGCACTACTAGTCGCTATTGCAACAGCTTTAGTAGGGCCGATTACCTTTTTAGGTCTTTTAACAATTAACTTAGCCCATGAGTTAATGAAAACATTTGAGCATCGCTATATATTACCTGCAACAATTTGTATCAGTTGGATTAGTTTATTTATAGCACAGTGGATTGTGGAACACTTATTCGAAGCAACAACACAAGTGAGTATACTGATTAATTTAATTGGTGGTATTTACTTTATTTACTTATTAATGAGAAGGAGGACAGCGGCATGATTCGTATTCGAGGATTAAACCAATCTATCGATGGTAAAGAGATACTCAAAGATATTGATGTTGATATTGAAAAAGGAAAATTAACATCTTTGATTGGTCCAAACGGTGCTGGAAAGAGTACATTACTTTCAGCAATGAGTCGTTTGAATTCATTTGATTCTGGGGCTATTGAGATCGAGGGTCAAGCAATAGAAACGTATCAAAGTCAGACGCTTGCGCAACGTTTATCCATTCTGAAACAAACTAATCATACAGAGTTAAATATTACCGTTGAACAGCTCGTTAATTTTGGTCGCTTTCCTTATTCGAAGGGCTATTTAAAGAAAGAGGATAAAGAAAAAGTTAATGAAGCACTCTCATTATTAAAGTTGGAAGAAATTCGACATCGTTATCTTAAAACGTTATCCGGAGGTCAGCGTCAACGCGCTTATATTGCGATGACAATTGCTCAAGATACGGATTACATTTTATTAGATGAGCCTTTAAATAATTTGGATATGAAGCATTCTGTCCAAATTATGCAGACGTTACGTGAACTTGCTGCTTTTCACAATAAGACCATTGTGGTTGTCTTACATGATATTAATTTTGCTTCTGTATATTCAGATCGTATTGTCGCTCTGAAGGATGGCAAATTGATCAAAGCAGCACCTAAACGCGAAGTCATTCATACAGCTGTATTAAAAGAACTTTATGAAATGGATGTCAAAATAGAAGAAATTCGTGGACAACAGATTTGTATTTATTTTGATGAATAATGCTGTATATCATTAAAAGCAACACGATTAAATAGCTTAAATATGTGGAGGAAAACAATGAAAAAACTGGGTCTATTATTAATGATGACACTCATGGTGATTTTAGTCGCATGTGGTAATCAAAACAATGATAAAAAAGAAGAAACGAAAGAAGCGGACAGCAAAAAAACTGTTGAAATTAAAAATGATTTCACTTTAAGAGGGGAAGCTAAAGACGGTAGCGAAGACAAATCATATCAAGATACAGTGAAATTAGATAAAGTTCCTGAAAAAGCAGTCGTTTTTGATTATGGTACGGTCGATACGATGAAAGCACTTGGATTAGAAGATAAAATTGTCGCGTTACCAAAAGGTGAAGGTGGTGCATCACTTCCAGATTTCTTAGATGATTTTAAAGATGATCGCTATGCGAATACAGGGAGTTTGAAAGAGATTAATTTTGATGTTGTCGCAAAAGCAAAACCAGATGTCATTTATTTATCACCAAGAACAGCGTCACAGAAAAATATTGATGAATTAAAAAAAGCAGCCCCTAAAGCAAAATTAATTTATACGGGTGCTAACGATAAAAATTATGTAGCTTCTATGAAAACAAACACTGAAAATTTAGGTAAGATTTATGATCAATCAGACAAAGCGAATCAACTTGTTAAAGATTTAGACCAAAAGATTGATGAAATGAAAGCAAAAACGAAAAACATTGATGAAAAAGCAATGTACTTACTTGTTAATGAAGGTGAATTATCAACATTTGGCGCTGGTGACCGTTTTGGTAATTTAGTTTATGGTACATTAGGATTTAAACCAGCTGATGACCACATTAAGAGTAGTAGACATGGTCAGAATGTGACAAATGAATATGTCAGTGAGAAAAATCCAGGTATTATTTTTGCGATGGATCGTGGTCAAGCGATAGGTGAACAATCTTCAGCAAAACAGGTACTTAGCAATGATGTGCTTAAAAATGTAAAAGCAATCAAAGATAAAAAAGTTGTCGAAGTAGATCCAAAATTATGGTATTTTGCATCTGGTTCAACGACTACAACAATTAAACAAATTGATGAATTGGAAAAAGGGCTTAACTTAAAATAAGGTTCTAAGCTTTTAGTGATTCTATGTTATAGACAGGGTTGGAGCGACACGGTTCCAGCCCTATCTTTATATAGAGCATCGAGTTTGCAAGAAGCAAGTTACCATAATAGAACGCTTTGATGATGAACAATATGACACGCATGCTTAGCTATGGCGCTTATTCGATTCATTATCGATTAAAAAATTGGTATAATACGTTTAAATTGAAAAAACGAAAGAGTGAGAAGGATGGTCAATACTTTAGTCATCACAGACGGTCAACCTTACACCCATGAATATGTAAATATGATGCGGGAGCAAGGTCATAAAGTTTATGTACAAGTGTCACCGACTATGGCACAAACGACGAATGGGCGAACACGCCACATTGATTTATTTAACAAAGCAGATGTTGTAAAGGCGCTAGAAGATATTGCTTTTGTCGTGATTATTGGAGATCCACATTATTCTAACAACGCCTTAACACAAGGACGTGTGATTAATTTGGAGCGACTCATCTATGATAATTTAGCAACCGCTATGCATCAAGCGGGTGTCCAAAAATGTTTAGCAATTCAAGCACGTCTCAATCCTATACTTGAACAAACATTGGCAGCTTATAATATTGATGTGATTCATCAAAAAATAAAGGTGAGACATTTAAAATGGGGAAAACGTGCGCTTTACCAACTGAGTAAAGAAACACAAACTGTACGTTCTATACAGGCCCTTGAAATTCCTGAAAATGTTTCCATGGATGGTGTTACATCTATGTATGGTCGCTTTCTTAAGACATTGAATGGTCGATTGATCAACGGTGTCTATGATGGAACGCGTTTTACAATTATTTTAATGCCATTCAAGTTACCCCTCATTCAAATGTATCACGACACCACAAGTGATCCTGTTAAAAGCGTAGTACTCAATATTACAGGGGGATTGCTTGTTAAAAGAAGCGGTCGGATTCCAAGGTTAGAGTTTAGACGTTTAGAAGGCGCAACAACGACTTGCTTAATCGCTTTGCATGACTTTGTGCCGAGATTACCTTGGCCGATTTATCGTTTAACACAGGCGCCATTGCATGTAGGCGTTTCATATTTATTTTATAAGTATTGGAATAGCTTTAAATAAAGAAAAGGCTTTAAGTTCACTAAAAAGAAAAACTCACCTAGTCCATGAGACTGGG from Staphylococcus schleiferi includes the following:
- a CDS encoding ferrated catecholamine ABC transporter substrate-binding lipoprotein SstD — its product is MKKLGLLLMMTLMVILVACGNQNNDKKEETKEADSKKTVEIKNDFTLRGEAKDGSEDKSYQDTVKLDKVPEKAVVFDYGTVDTMKALGLEDKIVALPKGEGGASLPDFLDDFKDDRYANTGSLKEINFDVVAKAKPDVIYLSPRTASQKNIDELKKAAPKAKLIYTGANDKNYVASMKTNTENLGKIYDQSDKANQLVKDLDQKIDEMKAKTKNIDEKAMYLLVNEGELSTFGAGDRFGNLVYGTLGFKPADDHIKSSRHGQNVTNEYVSEKNPGIIFAMDRGQAIGEQSSAKQVLSNDVLKNVKAIKDKKVVEVDPKLWYFASGSTTTTIKQIDELEKGLNLK